The Armatimonadota bacterium genome includes a region encoding these proteins:
- a CDS encoding periplasmic heavy metal sensor, with product MKLTTLIVVMLAVMCMTPAWCQGGPRQGGMGTSSVMMAVMPPKADMIDRLTDKLSLTTDQAESLKTILTDGDSTIQSLTKTSAAASKALREAIFASTYDADAVAAAAAKAEKAEAAVVSESISVWAKVRGILTSDQITSLQSATTFSGKPDGPGGPGGPPPDGSSSPGSY from the coding sequence ATGAAGCTCACTACTTTGATCGTGGTAATGCTGGCAGTTATGTGTATGACACCCGCGTGGTGTCAGGGCGGCCCCAGACAGGGCGGCATGGGAACGTCCAGCGTAATGATGGCGGTAATGCCGCCAAAGGCCGATATGATTGATCGGCTCACTGATAAGCTCAGTCTCACGACTGACCAAGCGGAAAGCCTGAAGACCATTTTAACGGACGGTGATTCGACCATCCAGTCTCTTACGAAGACGTCCGCCGCGGCATCCAAAGCCCTTCGCGAGGCTATCTTTGCCTCCACATACGATGCCGATGCTGTAGCGGCAGCGGCAGCCAAGGCTGAGAAAGCGGAAGCTGCTGTTGTCAGTGAAAGCATAAGTGTGTGGGCAAAGGTCAGAGGCATTTTGACTTCCGATCAGATCACGTCGCTCCAGTCGGCGACCACATTTTCCGGCAAACCTGATGGCCCCGGTGGCCCCGGCGGACCACCACCAGATGGTTCATCTTCGCCAGGCAGCTATTAA
- a CDS encoding aspartate ammonia-lyase, which translates to MKTRTEHDLLGAMEVPADAYYGIHTLRAHENFNLSGIRLHPELIRALADVKKACALANLRTGHLDRHIADAIAGACDEIASGRLHDQFITDVFQGGAGTSANMNANEVIANRSIEILGGKKGDYSIVHPLDHVNLAQATNDVFPTAVKLAAIRLLIPTSKAASELQRALQEKENDFAAVLKTGRTEMQDAVPITLGQEFAAWAQAVQRDWWRLYKVEERLRQVNLGGTAIGTGLNADQKYVYIVVDILREITNVPLARAENMIDVTQNADVYVEVSGLIKAAAVNLAKIASDLRILSSGPKAGIGEIKLPPLQAGSSIMPGKVNPVATEAVSQAAFQIMANDHAITIAAMSGQLELNAFLPMLSHNLFQSLQLLQNSALLLADKCVRGIEANSDRCRMLVEGSFAMLTALSPHIGYEAASELATEADKTGRTIREVALEKKLFTREQLDTILSSVEMTKPGIAGAKAFKPKATGK; encoded by the coding sequence ATGAAAACAAGGACTGAGCATGACCTGCTGGGCGCGATGGAAGTGCCAGCGGATGCGTATTACGGCATCCACACTCTCCGCGCTCATGAAAACTTTAATCTCTCGGGGATCAGGCTCCACCCGGAGCTTATTCGTGCGCTCGCTGATGTTAAGAAAGCCTGCGCTCTGGCTAATCTGCGCACAGGACACCTGGACCGGCATATAGCCGACGCAATAGCCGGAGCTTGCGATGAAATAGCGTCGGGCAGGCTGCACGATCAGTTCATAACCGATGTATTTCAGGGCGGCGCCGGAACATCGGCCAATATGAACGCCAATGAGGTAATCGCTAACCGCTCAATTGAAATCCTTGGCGGCAAAAAGGGCGATTACAGCATCGTCCACCCGCTCGATCATGTGAACCTGGCTCAGGCCACAAATGATGTTTTCCCGACGGCTGTCAAACTCGCCGCTATACGCCTTCTTATTCCTACGAGCAAGGCTGCATCCGAACTCCAGCGCGCGCTTCAGGAGAAAGAAAACGATTTCGCTGCTGTGCTCAAGACCGGCAGAACTGAAATGCAGGACGCTGTGCCGATTACTCTCGGCCAGGAGTTTGCGGCATGGGCGCAGGCCGTCCAGCGCGACTGGTGGCGGCTGTATAAAGTCGAAGAACGCCTCAGGCAGGTAAACCTTGGCGGAACGGCAATAGGGACAGGTCTTAATGCAGATCAGAAATATGTCTATATAGTTGTAGATATCCTGCGTGAGATCACGAATGTCCCTCTGGCTCGGGCTGAGAATATGATAGACGTCACTCAAAATGCGGATGTATATGTCGAGGTATCGGGACTTATTAAGGCGGCTGCCGTAAACCTTGCCAAGATCGCATCAGACCTGCGCATATTAAGCTCCGGGCCAAAAGCCGGGATCGGCGAAATCAAGCTGCCACCGCTGCAGGCAGGAAGCTCGATTATGCCGGGTAAGGTAAACCCCGTTGCAACTGAGGCCGTGAGCCAGGCTGCGTTCCAGATAATGGCAAACGATCATGCAATTACAATCGCGGCGATGAGCGGGCAGCTTGAGCTCAATGCGTTTCTGCCTATGCTATCGCATAACCTATTCCAATCGCTCCAACTGCTTCAGAACTCAGCGCTGCTGCTGGCGGATAAGTGTGTCAGGGGAATAGAGGCTAATTCCGACCGCTGCCGCATGCTCGTCGAAGGCAGCTTTGCTATGCTCACTGCTTTAAGCCCACACATAGGCTACGAAGCAGCGTCCGAACTTGCTACTGAAGCGGACAAAACCGGCAGGACTATCCGCGAGGTCGCTCTCGAGAAGAAGCTCTTTACCAGGGAACAACTGGACACAATTCTGTCGTCTGTGGAAATGACTAAACCTGGAATAGCAGGGGCTAAAGCTTTTAAGCCAAAGGCCACGGGCAAATAA